Proteins found in one Agaribacterium sp. ZY112 genomic segment:
- the pilV gene encoding type IV pilus modification protein PilV — translation MLENRSFTGLKLQAGAGLIEVMVAVLVLGIGLLGLMNLQNRSLQLNQQAYLYSQASNLAWDIMERMGANSAVADSYLLDYGAAVTASTDCTSTNCSAEQLAQWDQAQWLIDLNKSLPLAEASITQAVGLREYTISIRMDVERKGEGELEQLDIGFRL, via the coding sequence ATGTTAGAGAATAGGTCATTTACCGGCTTGAAGTTACAGGCTGGAGCAGGGCTTATTGAGGTAATGGTTGCTGTATTAGTGCTGGGCATTGGCTTACTTGGTCTTATGAACTTGCAAAACCGTTCTCTGCAGTTAAATCAGCAGGCTTATCTTTATAGCCAAGCCAGTAATCTTGCTTGGGACATTATGGAGAGGATGGGAGCAAATTCAGCAGTAGCGGATAGCTATTTACTCGATTATGGGGCAGCGGTGACGGCCTCTACAGACTGTACCAGCACAAATTGCAGTGCAGAGCAGTTAGCTCAGTGGGATCAAGCTCAGTGGTTAATAGACTTAAATAAGAGCCTACCTCTAGCTGAAGCGAGCATTACCCAGGCAGTAGGCTTGCGAGAATATACGATAAGTATCCGTATGGATGTTGAGCGTAAAGGCGAGGGTGAATTAGAGCAGCTAGATATAGGCTTTAGATTATGA
- a CDS encoding PilW family protein: MNRLNQRVCSGLSLVELLVAMAIGLFIVGGVVSVMSDSKEAYIYEQEITYLQENARFAVDEFGYEIRLAGYFGCNRNGSLTNTLNATDDDADWMFQTNGIRGYESSDSNLPTEMSSILSGTDALIVNRGEQDDSTQVASHTPSSATIHLTGSQPFNKGEILVIANTDCSQMSVFQVTGPNSNNPAHINHAKSNSMVPGNCKKALSATNSGGAYSCGGPNEPANNVSGVTYGPGSALLKFKTSGYFVGTSSVSGLPTLYRVVLKEGSSSATTIAQEFLPSVENMQVVYGVDNNPTDSDCVVDRYYSADQITVNEATSATGWVGWDRVLTARVVLILRSKNQVYPKDTKTDLGAGYTYEDRYLRQRVSSTVSLRNRTEACS; the protein is encoded by the coding sequence ATGAATCGATTGAATCAACGCGTATGCAGTGGGCTCTCATTAGTTGAATTATTGGTAGCGATGGCCATTGGTCTATTTATTGTTGGTGGCGTGGTCAGTGTTATGTCTGACAGTAAAGAAGCCTATATTTATGAGCAAGAGATTACTTACCTTCAAGAAAATGCTCGCTTTGCTGTTGATGAGTTTGGTTATGAGATTCGTTTAGCTGGCTATTTTGGTTGTAATCGTAATGGCTCATTGACTAATACCTTGAATGCAACGGATGACGATGCTGATTGGATGTTTCAAACCAATGGCATTCGAGGTTATGAGTCATCAGATTCTAATTTACCTACTGAGATGAGTTCAATCTTAAGTGGTACCGATGCCCTGATTGTTAATCGAGGAGAGCAGGATGACAGTACTCAAGTTGCTTCTCATACGCCGTCATCGGCAACCATACACTTAACGGGAAGTCAGCCATTTAATAAAGGTGAAATTCTCGTCATAGCCAACACTGACTGTAGTCAAATGTCGGTGTTTCAAGTTACAGGCCCCAATTCAAATAACCCTGCTCATATAAATCATGCTAAAAGCAACAGTATGGTTCCGGGTAACTGTAAAAAAGCGTTGTCTGCCACTAATAGTGGTGGTGCTTATAGTTGTGGAGGGCCAAATGAGCCAGCTAATAACGTTAGTGGTGTGACTTATGGGCCGGGGTCGGCTCTATTGAAATTTAAAACCTCGGGTTATTTTGTTGGTACGTCATCGGTTTCTGGTTTGCCAACTCTTTATCGAGTGGTTCTGAAGGAGGGCTCTTCCTCGGCAACGACCATTGCGCAAGAGTTTTTACCGAGCGTTGAAAATATGCAGGTGGTTTATGGGGTCGACAATAACCCTACAGATAGTGACTGCGTGGTAGATCGTTATTATTCAGCAGATCAAATAACGGTTAATGAGGCAACGTCTGCTACAGGCTGGGTTGGTTGGGATCGTGTGCTTACTGCTCGAGTGGTATTGATTCTTCGTTCTAAGAATCAAGTCTACCCGAAAGATACTAAAACAGATTTGGGCGCTGGTTATACCTATGAAGACCGCTATTTGCGTCAGCGTGTAAGCTCTACTGTGTCATTGCGTAATCGCACGGAGGCCTGCTCATGA
- a CDS encoding PilX N-terminal domain-containing pilus assembly protein, translating to MILKNTQLMLSQQKGATLIVALIILLVMTLLGMSSMRSTNTQLKMVTYNQNRLQAFKLAESALEWVEDDFGLNGHSINAVQDCTTDSASCFGSTCLGGLCFNGNYLSANATYNEPHECALSTVSPPLQPYWVRSDLSVWQTSSRHKTVNISGYPGFSDPKYIAEFLCYSDLDANSALLCASGSPNNCIALYRFTVLAESRDAKSRVMLQSVARVPAI from the coding sequence ATGATTTTGAAAAATACGCAGTTAATGTTAAGTCAGCAGAAAGGTGCGACCTTGATTGTTGCCTTGATTATTTTACTGGTCATGACCTTATTGGGTATGTCTAGTATGCGTAGCACTAATACCCAATTAAAAATGGTGACTTATAATCAAAATCGTTTACAAGCTTTTAAACTAGCTGAGTCTGCTTTGGAGTGGGTAGAAGATGATTTTGGCTTAAATGGTCATAGCATTAATGCAGTGCAAGATTGTACAACTGATAGCGCTAGCTGTTTTGGGTCTACTTGTTTGGGTGGGCTTTGTTTTAATGGGAATTACTTGTCTGCGAATGCAACCTATAACGAGCCTCATGAATGCGCCTTAAGTACGGTGAGTCCTCCTTTGCAGCCCTACTGGGTGCGTAGTGATTTAAGTGTTTGGCAAACTAGCTCTCGTCATAAAACGGTTAATATTTCAGGCTACCCCGGTTTTTCTGACCCTAAATATATTGCAGAGTTTTTATGTTATAGCGATTTAGATGCAAACAGTGCATTACTTTGTGCATCTGGATCACCAAATAACTGCATCGCACTTTACCGATTTACTGTTCTCGCAGAAAGCCGAGATGCAAAGTCTCGAGTTATGCTGCAATCTGTCGCTCGTGTTCCTGCAATTTAG
- a CDS encoding pilus assembly protein, with the protein MKITCFKRMLVAGVFFSSHLLGANAYSGSASASDFSVIPPFLVDTTDPFVMISLSVELTQQENAYTDSSVGYYDESLKHSACYDLINVDIDDDGSTETVGVCYDPDFSYIGYFDSNKCYVYNKTDFSSDTNTEQDAIGPYRGDGHGQATQPQPHYFKPVGLTNDKHECSGEFSGNFLNWSTMTALDQFRRAMTGGSRLVDTIGPSAQTLLTRTHRYGDWKFRTKAISKSGLTSSNSDGSRTFIVDPSTVTPFSSAALVSVDNGGNYANRVRFYDDKGVSLGEYNVIVEVCNDSIGIEENCEEYTNGNDIWYKPEGVMQRHAEQMRFALTSYSAQDGRARNGGLLRANAKHIGYLRPDVNGDLEVNPEAEVNQYGQLVFDPDGLQNVGQGINNSGILNYINSFGLGPERYKGADPVAELFYEGLRYIKALGPTPEYSGASGSLLALTNDQKDNFPVINSSSDWVDPVLDSCQPNYMVAVGDQFAHADHNLPGTSITGGQSVPTGEPSNADSDINVDAETDTIGTLENFHSGSLGSTTRGRDNNGWYVAGLAYYANTNDVRSDFDGVQSVRTFFVDTQEYKTNPPMREENPLWMAAKYGGFVDENDDNDPNNGVAPKGNRNSADPSSSDYCGSTDEWDANGDCEPDTYTLANQPALLVEGLNDVFNSVAAHLRASSAAGVIANTSGGEAMVVQAMYKAEATDDSGNQAKWLGILHSLFIDSFGNVREDTKEDGVLTNDDRVIKFTIHEAENYATADLYTTSDGGETVSALPVETDVSLEDLKTLWNTRDQLAAVSDYTSQRAYDSLADTGRHIISAIDADFDGHIRASEVVDFDDTVFTDAGGVSNNFRLLGLDSATGSRAQDLVNFIRGEEGLSGARSRTLDYLGDGILRPWLLGDIVTSSPAVVGEPDSSVEYYSKYGDDSYLEFQQYYEDRRHMVYVGANDGMLHAINGGFLKHSSSGNGYVKSISGKVAHPLGSELWAYVPANVLPHLQWLPSINYPHVYYVDGIPQVFEVNIFSDDADHPGGWGTILVVGLRFGGAQITVDPDSDFDVDTSDDYTSGSSYVIFDITNPEKEPVLISEITHPNMGFATTRPALVKSRTQNSNGQFQNNAWHLVFGSGPYGSNDTTREEALKSAVSDQTAKIFAFDLLNKSLVSFGGVGYLELSSEVTSFTGDFTSADWDGDFEDDEVYFGTVKGTISSPEGSLMKLNLGSGATQITSATAAKVLSDVNKPFSGKPHVMDIAGEQWLFTGTGRFYVPEDNLSTGQQGYYGIYQPHGATPITEVNLADVGDIHVEFNEGKTNGPIYNGSGSTPTISVAGTTYNPNSFVELRSAIKTGPGWRFEFSDSKAKHAGQSDSSGLSVGFTEYIGTGDRCEPFGETMLNLVHFGTGTAAPFSATGFQDTTTISGKTLAKKSESIAVGFVRDVKFIKGKTVVQGGLGDLTVVQPQTAGAATGRVSWREIIINW; encoded by the coding sequence ATGAAGATTACATGTTTTAAAAGAATGTTAGTGGCTGGTGTTTTTTTTAGTTCTCATTTGTTGGGTGCTAATGCTTACTCTGGGTCAGCTAGTGCTTCAGATTTCTCCGTTATTCCTCCATTTTTGGTGGATACTACAGACCCCTTTGTCATGATTAGCTTGTCGGTAGAGTTAACTCAACAAGAGAATGCTTATACAGATAGCTCCGTTGGTTATTACGATGAAAGCCTTAAACACAGCGCCTGTTATGATTTGATAAATGTTGACATCGATGATGATGGATCAACGGAAACAGTAGGTGTGTGCTATGACCCTGATTTTAGTTACATCGGCTATTTCGATTCTAATAAGTGTTATGTTTACAACAAAACTGATTTTTCATCTGATACTAATACAGAGCAAGATGCTATTGGGCCTTATCGAGGTGATGGTCATGGGCAGGCGACTCAACCACAACCTCATTATTTTAAGCCCGTAGGTTTAACAAATGATAAACACGAGTGCAGTGGTGAGTTTAGCGGTAATTTTTTAAATTGGTCAACGATGACAGCTCTCGATCAGTTCCGTCGTGCTATGACAGGTGGTTCTCGGCTGGTTGATACAATTGGCCCCTCCGCACAAACATTATTAACACGAACCCATCGTTATGGAGATTGGAAATTTAGAACTAAAGCCATTAGCAAATCGGGTTTAACAAGTTCAAATTCGGATGGTAGTCGTACATTCATAGTTGACCCATCTACAGTTACTCCTTTTTCTAGTGCTGCATTGGTAAGTGTTGATAACGGAGGGAATTACGCTAATAGAGTTCGTTTTTATGATGATAAAGGTGTTTCTCTGGGGGAATACAATGTCATTGTTGAGGTATGTAACGACAGTATTGGTATTGAAGAGAACTGTGAGGAATATACTAATGGTAATGACATTTGGTACAAGCCTGAAGGTGTGATGCAGCGTCATGCAGAGCAAATGCGTTTTGCTTTAACCAGTTATAGTGCTCAAGATGGGCGTGCTCGTAACGGTGGGCTTTTACGAGCAAATGCCAAGCATATTGGTTATTTAAGACCAGATGTTAATGGCGATTTAGAAGTTAACCCTGAAGCTGAAGTTAATCAATATGGGCAGCTTGTCTTTGATCCTGATGGTTTACAAAATGTAGGTCAGGGGATTAATAATAGCGGTATTCTTAATTACATAAATAGTTTTGGTTTGGGGCCTGAAAGGTACAAAGGTGCGGATCCAGTTGCTGAATTATTTTATGAAGGCCTTCGCTATATTAAGGCTTTAGGGCCAACACCGGAATATAGTGGTGCCAGTGGCTCTTTGTTGGCGCTTACTAATGATCAAAAAGATAACTTTCCTGTTATAAATTCCTCTTCAGATTGGGTTGATCCTGTACTGGATTCTTGCCAGCCTAATTATATGGTAGCGGTTGGGGATCAATTTGCTCATGCTGATCATAACCTTCCCGGTACAAGTATAACGGGAGGACAGAGCGTGCCAACAGGAGAGCCATCAAATGCTGATAGTGACATTAATGTAGATGCAGAAACAGATACTATCGGTACCTTAGAGAATTTCCACTCGGGAAGCTTGGGAAGTACTACTCGCGGTAGAGATAATAATGGTTGGTATGTTGCGGGCTTAGCGTATTACGCTAATACCAATGATGTGCGTAGTGATTTTGACGGTGTACAGAGCGTTCGAACTTTTTTTGTTGATACCCAAGAATATAAAACTAATCCTCCAATGAGGGAAGAAAACCCACTTTGGATGGCTGCAAAATATGGCGGTTTTGTCGATGAAAATGATGATAATGACCCTAATAATGGCGTAGCCCCAAAAGGGAATCGAAATAGTGCAGATCCAAGTAGCTCTGATTATTGTGGTTCGACTGATGAGTGGGATGCTAATGGAGACTGTGAGCCGGATACTTATACTTTAGCGAATCAGCCAGCCTTGCTGGTAGAGGGGTTAAATGATGTATTTAATTCAGTAGCGGCACATTTACGAGCAAGCTCTGCTGCGGGGGTTATTGCCAATACTTCTGGTGGTGAAGCCATGGTTGTACAGGCTATGTACAAAGCTGAAGCCACTGATGACAGCGGAAACCAAGCAAAGTGGTTGGGTATTTTACATTCTTTATTTATTGATTCTTTCGGTAACGTTCGTGAAGACACGAAAGAGGACGGTGTATTAACTAATGACGATCGTGTTATTAAATTCACCATTCATGAGGCCGAAAATTATGCTACAGCCGATCTTTATACTACCTCAGATGGTGGTGAAACTGTCTCTGCATTACCGGTTGAAACAGATGTTAGTTTGGAAGATTTAAAAACTTTGTGGAATACACGAGACCAGCTTGCAGCCGTGAGTGACTACACTTCTCAGCGAGCTTATGATTCTCTTGCTGACACAGGGCGACATATCATTAGTGCAATCGATGCGGATTTTGATGGTCACATAAGGGCGTCAGAGGTCGTTGATTTTGATGATACGGTATTTACTGATGCCGGAGGTGTTTCAAATAATTTTCGTCTTTTAGGTTTGGATAGTGCGACAGGTAGTCGCGCTCAAGACTTAGTAAACTTTATACGAGGAGAGGAAGGTCTAAGTGGTGCTCGCTCTCGAACCTTAGATTACCTTGGGGACGGTATTCTTAGGCCATGGTTATTGGGAGATATTGTGACTTCTTCACCCGCTGTAGTTGGTGAACCCGATTCATCCGTAGAGTATTACAGTAAATATGGTGATGATAGTTATTTAGAGTTTCAACAGTATTATGAAGATAGACGGCATATGGTTTATGTTGGTGCAAACGATGGTATGTTACATGCCATAAATGGGGGGTTCTTAAAACACAGCTCTAGTGGTAATGGTTATGTAAAAAGCATTAGCGGAAAAGTTGCTCATCCTCTAGGCTCTGAATTGTGGGCTTATGTCCCGGCAAATGTTCTTCCTCACTTACAATGGCTTCCTAGTATCAACTATCCGCATGTTTATTATGTTGATGGTATTCCTCAAGTTTTTGAAGTAAATATTTTTTCTGATGACGCAGATCACCCTGGTGGGTGGGGAACTATTTTGGTTGTAGGTTTACGTTTTGGTGGAGCTCAAATAACCGTTGACCCGGATAGTGATTTTGATGTTGATACTAGTGATGATTATACATCAGGTTCTTCTTATGTGATTTTTGATATCACCAATCCAGAGAAAGAGCCTGTATTAATCTCTGAAATTACTCATCCTAATATGGGCTTTGCAACCACTAGGCCTGCTTTAGTTAAATCACGTACTCAAAATTCTAATGGGCAGTTTCAAAATAATGCTTGGCATTTGGTTTTTGGTAGTGGCCCTTATGGTAGTAATGACACTACCAGAGAGGAAGCTTTAAAGAGTGCGGTTAGTGATCAAACTGCAAAAATATTCGCCTTTGACTTACTTAATAAGTCTCTTGTTTCTTTTGGCGGTGTTGGGTATTTAGAGCTCAGTAGTGAGGTCACATCCTTTACTGGTGACTTTACTTCAGCTGACTGGGATGGGGACTTTGAAGATGATGAAGTTTATTTCGGAACGGTAAAAGGTACGATTTCTAGCCCCGAAGGTAGTTTAATGAAACTTAACCTTGGTAGTGGAGCTACACAAATAACATCGGCTACCGCTGCCAAAGTATTAAGTGATGTTAATAAGCCGTTTTCTGGTAAACCACATGTAATGGATATTGCTGGGGAGCAGTGGTTGTTTACAGGTACAGGGCGTTTTTATGTTCCTGAGGATAATCTTTCTACCGGTCAACAAGGTTATTACGGCATTTACCAACCACACGGTGCGACTCCGATAACAGAGGTGAACCTTGCGGATGTGGGAGACATCCATGTTGAGTTTAATGAAGGTAAAACCAATGGCCCTATTTATAATGGTTCTGGATCAACACCTACGATTAGTGTCGCTGGCACAACCTATAACCCTAACTCCTTTGTTGAGTTACGCAGTGCAATTAAAACAGGCCCCGGTTGGAGGTTTGAGTTTTCTGATAGCAAAGCAAAACATGCCGGCCAATCAGATAGCTCGGGCTTAAGTGTTGGTTTTACTGAATACATAGGTACGGGTGATCGCTGTGAGCCTTTTGGTGAAACAATGCTTAATTTGGTTCACTTTGGTACTGGTACCGCAGCGCCATTCTCTGCAACGGGTTTTCAAGATACCACTACTATATCAGGGAAAACACTTGCTAAAAAAAGCGAGTCGATTGCCGTTGGTTTTGTTCGTGATGTGAAATTTATTAAAGGTAAAACCGTAGTGCAAGGCGGTCTAGGGGATTTGACGGTTGTGCAGCCTCAAACCGCAGGTGCGGCAACGGGGCGTGTTTCTTGGCGAGAAATTATTATTAATTGGTAA
- a CDS encoding type IV pilin protein, with protein sequence MYKQKLDKGFTLIEMMVVVAIIGIVTAFAVSSYSKSGQKAKRADAKQALQNIASEQEKYYFRENTYTDDLSVLNTSSDSSNGYYSISVSVTAADTSCASDGACFLLTATAKTTGAQASDSSCKSFTLDSRGSQLAYNSSSTLDSAGVCW encoded by the coding sequence ATGTATAAGCAGAAGTTAGATAAAGGTTTTACCCTGATTGAGATGATGGTTGTTGTCGCTATTATAGGTATTGTAACTGCCTTTGCAGTGTCGAGTTATTCCAAGTCGGGTCAAAAAGCTAAAAGGGCTGATGCTAAGCAAGCGCTGCAAAATATAGCCTCGGAGCAAGAGAAATATTACTTTCGAGAAAATACGTATACGGATGATCTATCGGTATTAAATACAAGCAGTGACTCATCTAACGGATATTATTCGATATCTGTTAGTGTTACAGCAGCAGATACATCGTGTGCTTCTGACGGGGCTTGCTTTTTGCTAACAGCAACAGCCAAAACTACGGGGGCTCAAGCTTCGGACAGCTCTTGCAAAAGTTTCACCCTAGATAGTAGGGGAAGCCAGCTTGCCTATAACAGTTCTAGCACTCTAGACTCGGCTGGTGTTTGCTGGTAG
- a CDS encoding DUF1513 domain-containing protein: protein MFSRRQLLNRSAYLPLLAVLPSCTKPHVVVKPNILVGGGQFSDPDGKHFVISTVKYDQLKLNLCPVDFLPHGFHRKPIQKNVMAVFEKKGPGAVIFDIDENKVIHKLSPEKGRFFYGHGAYTADSKELLSTETILDSREGVIGVRDGGDLSYLGEFPSYGQEPHECKLIDSGKTLVVTNGGGPLGGSAPCVTYIDVASQRLLERIELSNKNLNTGHFAISEQGDLVVVSAPRAGLGDKFVGGVSIRKPGGVLETRQEPAVVAGRMYGEALSVAIHDKQGIAVATHPDGDMLTFWSLDDGSLLRLIELDRPRGVTLSVDNSEFIVTYGAQASVARIPVSSLMLDSSSVLNASYLTGSHVYNWSRAMLELGYPGPLI from the coding sequence ATGTTTTCACGTCGTCAATTATTAAACCGTTCCGCATATCTTCCACTGCTTGCTGTGTTGCCGTCGTGTACAAAACCACATGTCGTAGTTAAACCCAATATCTTAGTGGGGGGGGGGCAGTTTAGCGACCCTGATGGTAAGCACTTTGTTATCTCTACAGTTAAGTATGATCAGTTAAAACTTAATTTATGCCCCGTCGATTTTTTACCACATGGTTTCCATCGAAAGCCTATACAGAAAAATGTGATGGCTGTTTTTGAAAAAAAAGGCCCTGGCGCAGTTATTTTTGATATCGATGAAAATAAAGTTATACACAAGCTTTCACCTGAGAAGGGGCGCTTTTTTTATGGGCACGGAGCTTATACCGCGGATAGTAAAGAGCTTTTAAGCACAGAAACGATTTTAGATAGCCGAGAAGGGGTAATCGGCGTTCGTGACGGGGGGGATTTGAGTTACCTTGGGGAGTTTCCTTCGTATGGACAAGAGCCACATGAATGTAAGTTGATTGATTCGGGTAAGACGTTGGTTGTTACTAACGGGGGAGGTCCATTGGGAGGCTCTGCGCCCTGTGTGACATATATTGATGTAGCGAGTCAGAGGCTGCTTGAACGTATAGAGCTAAGTAATAAGAACTTGAATACGGGGCACTTTGCAATAAGCGAGCAAGGTGATTTAGTTGTGGTTAGCGCCCCTAGAGCGGGTTTAGGGGATAAGTTTGTTGGTGGTGTGAGCATTCGCAAACCGGGAGGGGTTTTAGAGACCAGGCAAGAGCCGGCGGTCGTAGCAGGGAGGATGTATGGTGAGGCCCTGAGTGTTGCTATTCATGATAAACAAGGTATTGCGGTGGCCACCCATCCTGATGGAGATATGCTAACGTTCTGGTCATTAGATGATGGAAGTTTATTGAGACTTATCGAGCTGGATCGCCCTAGAGGTGTGACTCTTAGTGTCGATAATAGTGAATTTATCGTGACCTATGGTGCGCAAGCAAGTGTTGCTCGTATTCCAGTTAGTAGCTTAATGCTTGATTCATCTTCAGTTTTAAACGCTTCATATTTGACGGGCTCGCATGTCTATAATTGGTCCCGCGCTATGCTCGAGCTAGGCTACCCAGGCCCTCTTATTTGA
- a CDS encoding GspH/FimT family pseudopilin, whose translation MKTHILQNGLTLLELIVAMAVLAIITSLAAPAMTGMIRGNELRGDLNTLKSSIAFARTEAVSLKEQVALCATTDATSCATSSDWSAGWLIYVDKSGDGLLTTADCDPVVDCILRVQQGLNGQNTLYSSGAYLAFDSYGALATGSLSSLRLCAGNALASGDVDNSHEISVASSGSARVKKGAATCS comes from the coding sequence ATGAAAACTCATATATTACAAAACGGTCTAACCCTTCTCGAGCTTATAGTCGCTATGGCAGTTCTTGCGATTATTACATCTCTCGCCGCACCCGCAATGACAGGCATGATAAGAGGTAATGAGTTACGAGGAGATCTTAATACTCTTAAATCCTCTATTGCTTTTGCTAGAACCGAAGCGGTTAGCCTTAAAGAACAAGTAGCACTTTGTGCCACTACAGATGCGACAAGCTGTGCGACCAGTTCAGACTGGAGTGCTGGCTGGCTTATTTATGTTGATAAGAGTGGTGATGGTTTACTAACTACGGCGGATTGTGACCCCGTTGTAGATTGTATCTTGAGGGTACAACAAGGCCTTAATGGGCAAAATACACTGTATTCATCGGGCGCATATTTGGCTTTTGATAGCTATGGCGCTTTAGCTACAGGAAGCTTAAGTTCTTTGCGCTTATGTGCCGGTAATGCCCTTGCTTCAGGTGATGTGGATAACTCCCATGAGATTAGTGTTGCGTCTTCTGGCAGCGCAAGAGTGAAAAAGGGGGCTGCAACATGCTCGTAG
- the pilV gene encoding type IV pilus modification protein PilV has protein sequence MLVVRTQKNQTGVALIESLISLFILAIGLLGILAMQATGIKSAQRAEYSSMVPVLASDIVDRIYAYDDVDVTTDDDAFNAINTDSVAAPPTCQTAAAGCTKEDQKKLIVGQWANEVKSNLPMGRADISLAASGLYTVTIMWDNDNLQPTGTACGGDPAVDLACYTLELRL, from the coding sequence ATGCTCGTAGTTCGAACACAGAAGAATCAGACAGGCGTTGCTTTAATCGAGAGTTTGATTTCTTTGTTTATTCTTGCGATTGGTCTGTTAGGCATTCTTGCAATGCAGGCCACGGGTATTAAAAGCGCTCAACGAGCTGAATACTCGAGCATGGTGCCCGTACTTGCTTCTGATATTGTCGATCGTATTTATGCCTACGATGATGTTGATGTTACTACGGATGACGATGCCTTTAACGCCATTAATACGGATTCAGTAGCGGCTCCACCTACTTGTCAAACGGCGGCTGCAGGCTGTACTAAAGAAGATCAAAAGAAGCTTATCGTTGGCCAGTGGGCCAATGAAGTGAAAAGTAACTTACCGATGGGGCGAGCAGATATTAGCCTTGCCGCATCAGGTTTGTATACCGTAACGATCATGTGGGACAACGATAATCTTCAGCCTACCGGAACAGCGTGTGGTGGAGATCCTGCTGTCGACTTGGCTTGTTATACCTTGGAGTTGCGCCTGTGA
- a CDS encoding prepilin-type N-terminal cleavage/methylation domain-containing protein — MKYELLRQQGLTLVELLVSLTVSAFILAGVVQLYATSSQNSRTFEGAARIQENARYAFTRLERDITQAGSGGCFGLISAESQGRFVNALKNNAAKNQEYDYVHYVLGDTTDNSGINNSDSVLLRYADRSKRIQVTAYDNLGELTLDNTDPDFSDLKQFDVVYVANCVRAAVFMITNAPSSSDGIVNFAIGTAASSGLNSGQENASQDLSLGDHFALKISASQTRTADVSLPYLFAGESRAKYQVESGQAGTCSASAEQNCVLTRNGEELVEGVHDMQVEYGWQLANGNLRYATWADVATAGAESLIDRIKVTLSLNSVDPAPSLDGSKYMEKQISRVFMIRNQLPVY, encoded by the coding sequence GTGAAGTATGAGCTATTACGCCAACAGGGTTTAACCCTTGTTGAGTTACTTGTCAGCTTAACTGTGTCCGCCTTTATTTTGGCGGGTGTCGTTCAGCTCTATGCGACCTCAAGTCAAAACTCAAGAACCTTTGAAGGCGCGGCGAGAATTCAAGAAAATGCCCGTTATGCCTTTACCCGTTTGGAGCGTGATATAACTCAAGCCGGTTCAGGTGGTTGTTTTGGTTTGATCAGTGCAGAAAGCCAAGGGCGTTTTGTTAATGCTTTAAAAAACAATGCGGCAAAAAACCAAGAATATGACTACGTTCATTATGTACTTGGAGATACGACCGATAATAGCGGCATTAATAACAGTGACAGTGTATTACTTAGGTATGCTGATAGAAGTAAGCGTATTCAAGTTACGGCTTACGATAATCTAGGTGAGCTGACTCTTGATAACACGGACCCAGATTTTTCAGACCTGAAACAGTTTGATGTTGTTTATGTTGCTAACTGTGTTCGCGCGGCGGTATTTATGATTACAAATGCCCCCTCCTCTAGTGATGGTATTGTTAATTTTGCTATTGGCACTGCCGCTAGCAGCGGTTTAAACAGTGGCCAAGAGAATGCTTCTCAGGATTTAAGCTTGGGGGACCATTTTGCATTAAAAATCTCTGCGAGCCAAACCAGAACGGCAGATGTGTCTTTACCTTACCTTTTTGCGGGTGAGTCACGTGCAAAGTATCAAGTTGAAAGTGGGCAGGCTGGTACTTGTTCTGCAAGCGCAGAACAAAATTGTGTATTGACCCGCAATGGTGAAGAGCTGGTTGAGGGTGTACATGATATGCAGGTTGAGTATGGCTGGCAATTAGCCAATGGCAACTTACGTTATGCAACGTGGGCTGATGTTGCAACGGCCGGCGCTGAATCCTTAATCGATCGAATTAAAGTTACTTTGAGTTTAAATTCGGTAGACCCTGCTCCGAGTCTTGATGGCTCCAAGTATATGGAAAAACAAATCTCACGCGTATTTATGATTCGTAATCAACTTCCCGTGTATTAA